In Gemmata obscuriglobus, a single genomic region encodes these proteins:
- a CDS encoding MFS transporter produces MPLLFAVTMFVSASLLFMVQPMVAKAVLPLLGGSPAVWNGCMVFFQALLLLGYLYADRLTRQKDHKKQWAVHCAVLALPVAVFVLAALFSAKHTPIAVVEALAPSGDSSPVLSVLAIMTVAIGIPFFVCSTTATLLQKWFTYTGHPSARDPYFLYAASNFGSLISLLGYPLFIEPNLTQGGQTWVWAVGFVGLAALIVACGKAAVNPLGVAPGGATGVKAAPAPIEAPPSWGRMAKWTALAFVPSSLMLGVTFHMTTDIASIPLLWVGPLALYLVTFIIAFGRVPPWFRLLIGNLAPVMILLLVFSITSGVIGNRVGISLLLHLVTFFTAALMCHYELARDRPSPQYLTTYFLIMSLGGVLGGIFNSLVAPLVFVQDYEYKLVLLVACLMVPRLNSSEDGTPNQKPMDAKTAPDVGASAAAASPLAAAGRWFVRLLDQNRQVALALDIVVPVLIGLVFWQMLKFGQFEWYNRAVRSIASTLSLDSASMVHNIFVYAVPVMVCFFFVDRPLRFTLCVAAILGISTFRDEASDEAKVVYTERSFFGILKVEQRGQYTRLVHGTTLHGTQINETFRPHWADEFQRLTALNPWDNVAVFGTQLRFNPREEPLTYYHRSGPVGAMFQELRTRKGGADANAPVAMVGLGTGSASCYVGAGQKLTFYEIDPAVRRIVETPWKVMNESDLKERGSAPIADPDVRAKVEKLGARILTQEEYDRARAEHEKGLKAWEAYKKSLRAFGTAPLDDEVRKRLERLGPMYTLRTKQDYETALRERGAAPTADPDVRKDAERMGARIFTPEEYEAELKNRLPGKEPMKDRGVIVYTQEEYEEAARTRPAGTAPVTQHEVAPAPAPVAPLMGPFTYVDDARKRGADIDFRMGDARLKLKEDTDRKYALLLVDAFSSDSIPVHLLTNEAVALYLERLTDDGILALHISNKFVQLEPVVAAIAEHHNLVARVWNDNAEGRPGKTASSWVALARKREHLGDRIASELGDMMGEYSQSEQLIRIARVKYPELGPLLDKALTKQQETVLDYLDKRTGDAQAQRFAGLIRRNGPFTTLMDALQAETGYGFRPVVKLNGVDAWTDDYADVMRVMIIPELQALRRFFGLPTPVADR; encoded by the coding sequence GTGCCGCTGCTGTTCGCCGTCACGATGTTCGTGAGCGCGTCACTGCTGTTCATGGTTCAGCCGATGGTCGCCAAGGCGGTGCTGCCCCTGCTGGGCGGCAGCCCGGCGGTGTGGAACGGCTGCATGGTGTTCTTCCAGGCGCTGTTGCTGCTCGGCTACCTCTACGCCGACCGGCTGACACGCCAGAAGGACCACAAGAAGCAGTGGGCCGTTCACTGCGCGGTTCTGGCGCTGCCGGTCGCGGTGTTCGTGCTGGCCGCGCTGTTCAGCGCGAAGCACACGCCCATTGCCGTGGTCGAGGCGCTGGCCCCGTCGGGCGACTCCAGCCCGGTGCTGAGCGTGCTGGCGATCATGACGGTGGCCATCGGGATACCGTTCTTCGTGTGCTCCACCACCGCGACGCTGCTCCAGAAGTGGTTCACGTACACCGGGCACCCGTCGGCCCGTGACCCGTACTTCCTGTACGCCGCGAGCAACTTCGGCAGCCTGATCTCGCTGCTCGGCTACCCGCTCTTCATCGAGCCGAACCTGACCCAGGGCGGGCAGACGTGGGTGTGGGCGGTCGGGTTCGTCGGCCTCGCGGCGCTGATCGTCGCGTGCGGAAAGGCGGCGGTGAACCCGCTCGGGGTGGCCCCGGGCGGAGCGACCGGCGTGAAGGCCGCCCCGGCGCCGATCGAGGCGCCCCCGTCGTGGGGCCGGATGGCGAAGTGGACCGCCCTCGCGTTCGTCCCGAGCAGCCTCATGCTCGGGGTCACCTTCCACATGACCACCGACATCGCCAGCATCCCGCTGCTCTGGGTCGGGCCGCTGGCACTGTACCTGGTCACGTTCATCATCGCGTTCGGCCGGGTGCCGCCGTGGTTCCGGCTGCTGATCGGGAACCTGGCGCCGGTGATGATCCTGCTCCTCGTGTTCTCGATCACGTCGGGCGTGATCGGCAACCGGGTCGGCATCAGCCTTTTGCTGCACCTCGTGACGTTCTTCACGGCGGCGCTCATGTGCCACTACGAACTGGCGCGCGACCGCCCGAGCCCGCAGTACCTGACGACGTACTTCCTCATCATGTCGCTCGGCGGCGTGCTCGGCGGCATCTTCAACTCGCTGGTCGCCCCGCTCGTGTTCGTGCAGGACTACGAGTACAAACTGGTGCTGCTGGTCGCGTGCCTCATGGTGCCGCGGCTGAACTCGTCCGAAGATGGTACTCCGAACCAAAAGCCCATGGACGCCAAAACCGCGCCCGACGTGGGCGCGTCTGCGGCGGCGGCGTCCCCGTTGGCGGCCGCCGGCCGGTGGTTCGTCCGGCTGCTCGACCAGAACCGGCAGGTCGCTCTGGCGCTCGACATCGTGGTGCCGGTGCTGATCGGGCTAGTGTTCTGGCAGATGCTGAAGTTCGGCCAGTTCGAATGGTACAACCGGGCCGTGCGGAGCATCGCGAGCACCCTGTCGCTCGACAGCGCCAGCATGGTCCACAACATCTTCGTGTACGCCGTTCCGGTGATGGTGTGCTTCTTCTTCGTGGACCGGCCGCTCCGGTTCACCCTGTGCGTGGCGGCGATCCTGGGCATCAGCACCTTCCGCGACGAAGCCAGCGACGAGGCGAAGGTGGTTTACACGGAGCGGAGCTTCTTCGGCATCTTGAAGGTGGAGCAGCGCGGGCAGTACACGCGGCTCGTCCACGGGACCACGCTGCACGGGACGCAGATCAACGAGACGTTCCGCCCGCACTGGGCGGACGAGTTCCAGCGGCTCACCGCGCTGAACCCGTGGGACAACGTCGCGGTGTTCGGCACGCAGCTCCGCTTCAACCCGCGCGAAGAGCCGCTGACGTACTACCACCGGAGCGGGCCGGTCGGGGCGATGTTCCAGGAGCTGCGTACCCGCAAGGGCGGCGCCGACGCGAACGCGCCGGTGGCGATGGTCGGGCTCGGCACCGGTAGCGCCTCCTGCTACGTCGGCGCCGGCCAAAAGCTCACGTTCTACGAGATCGACCCGGCGGTGCGGCGGATCGTGGAAACGCCCTGGAAGGTGATGAACGAGAGCGACTTGAAGGAGCGCGGCTCCGCGCCGATCGCCGACCCGGACGTACGCGCCAAGGTGGAAAAACTGGGCGCCCGCATCCTGACCCAGGAGGAGTACGACCGGGCACGCGCGGAACACGAGAAGGGGCTGAAAGCCTGGGAGGCTTACAAAAAGAGCCTGCGGGCCTTCGGAACAGCTCCGCTCGACGACGAGGTGCGCAAGCGACTGGAGCGGCTCGGGCCCATGTACACCCTGCGCACGAAGCAGGACTATGAGACGGCACTGCGGGAGCGCGGCGCCGCCCCGACCGCGGACCCGGACGTGCGAAAGGACGCGGAACGCATGGGCGCCCGCATCTTCACCCCAGAAGAGTACGAAGCGGAGCTGAAAAACCGTCTCCCCGGTAAGGAGCCGATGAAGGACCGCGGGGTCATCGTTTACACCCAGGAGGAGTACGAAGAAGCGGCGCGGACCCGTCCCGCCGGCACCGCCCCCGTCACGCAACACGAGGTGGCGCCCGCGCCGGCGCCCGTCGCGCCGCTGATGGGGCCGTTCACCTACGTGGACGACGCCCGCAAGCGCGGCGCCGACATCGATTTCCGGATGGGCGACGCCCGCCTGAAGCTCAAGGAAGACACCGACCGCAAGTACGCGCTGCTGCTGGTGGACGCGTTCAGCTCGGACTCGATCCCGGTCCACCTGCTGACCAACGAGGCGGTCGCCCTGTACCTCGAACGGCTCACGGACGACGGCATCCTGGCGCTGCACATCTCGAACAAGTTCGTGCAACTGGAGCCGGTGGTCGCGGCCATCGCCGAGCACCACAACCTCGTGGCCCGGGTGTGGAACGATAACGCCGAGGGGCGGCCCGGGAAGACGGCGTCAAGCTGGGTCGCACTGGCCCGCAAACGCGAGCATCTGGGCGACCGAATCGCGTCCGAACTCGGCGACATGATGGGCGAGTACAGTCAGAGCGAGCAACTCATCCGCATCGCTCGGGTGAAGTACCCCGAACTGGGGCCGCTGCTGGACAAGGCGCTCACGAAGCAGCAGGAGACCGTCCTGGACTACCTGGACAAGCGAACCGGCGACGCGCAGGCGCAGCGGTTCGCGGGCCTGATCCGGCGGAACGGGCCGTTCACGACTCTCATGGACGCGCTGCAAGCGGAAACCGGGTACGGGTTCCGGCCGGTCGTGAAGCTGAACGGCGTGGACGCCTGGACCGACGACTACGCGGACGTGATGCGGGTGATGATTATCCCCGAGCTTCAGGCCCTGCGGCGGTTCTTCGGCCTGCCGACCCCGGTGGCGGACCGGTGA
- a CDS encoding TIGR03066 family protein produces the protein MRIVLGCVAALALCGWTRADDKDEKIDAKKLVGKWTTENKELGAKLIVNFAKDGKLAITVKAKGEKDVQIKGTYKLTGNQLTMTMEGDGKEHKETLTVLELDEDDLVTKDPKGNKDTYKRVEEDDK, from the coding sequence ATGCGAATCGTTCTGGGTTGCGTGGCGGCGCTGGCGTTGTGCGGGTGGACGCGCGCAGACGACAAGGACGAGAAGATCGACGCCAAGAAGCTGGTCGGCAAGTGGACCACAGAGAACAAGGAGCTGGGTGCCAAGCTCATCGTCAACTTCGCAAAGGATGGGAAGCTGGCCATAACGGTCAAGGCAAAGGGTGAGAAAGACGTCCAGATCAAAGGAACATACAAACTGACTGGAAACCAACTGACCATGACAATGGAGGGCGACGGCAAGGAGCACAAGGAAACGCTCACCGTTCTGGAACTGGACGAAGACGACCTTGTGACCAAGGATCCGAAGGGCAACAAGGACACTTACAAACGCGTTGAAGAGGACGACAAGTAA
- a CDS encoding PrkA family serine protein kinase yields MATATAILDTLRTQLDTTEYKKLHWEGSFTDYLNIVLDHPGVTRTAYQRLYDMILSHGAEDVYENKDKIPRYKFFTDFASRHGDGIYGLDRSLMQLVNTFKSAALGYGTERRVILLHGPVGSAKSTIARLLKRGLEEYSRTDAGQLFSFSWKNADGSGWTKDPMHGEPLQLIPEEHRGHVLTILNDQCKKPHQYEIKIKGDLSPYSRFEYKNRLAKYDGDWLKMLASEIRVYRLVLSEKDRIGIGTFQPKDEKNQDSTELTGDINYRKIAEYGSDSDPRAFNFDGELNIANRGIVEFIEVLKLDVAFLYDLLGASQEHKIKPKKFAQTDIDEVILGHTNEPEYKRLQNNEFMEALRDRTVKIDIPYVTRLRDEVKIYEKDFNSDKVRGKHIAPHTVEVAAMWAVLTRLNPPKHASLSVLQKMKLYNGKTLPGFTEDNVIELKRDALHEGMLGISPRYIQDKISNALVAHPTEDNINPFMVMKELDEGLRNHSLIKDEDQYRHYKELLSVVREEYEDIVKNEVQRAIAADEDALIRLCGNYMDNVRAYTQREKVRNRYTGNYEEPDERLMRSVEEKIDIPEGRKDDFRREIMNYIGALAIDGKKFDYKTNERLQKALELKLFEDQKDSIKLSSLVSNVVDKATQEKIDVVKSRLIRNYGYNESSATDVLNFVASIFARGQPKNRG; encoded by the coding sequence ATGGCCACAGCCACGGCGATTCTGGATACCCTGCGGACCCAGCTCGACACCACCGAGTACAAGAAGTTGCACTGGGAGGGGTCGTTCACCGACTACCTCAACATCGTTCTGGACCACCCGGGCGTTACCCGCACCGCGTACCAGCGGCTGTACGACATGATCCTGTCGCACGGCGCCGAGGACGTGTACGAGAACAAGGACAAGATCCCCCGTTACAAGTTCTTTACCGACTTCGCCAGCCGGCACGGCGACGGCATCTACGGCCTCGACCGCTCGCTCATGCAGCTCGTGAACACGTTCAAGAGCGCCGCACTGGGCTACGGCACCGAGCGCCGGGTGATCCTGCTGCACGGCCCGGTCGGCAGCGCCAAGAGCACCATCGCGCGGCTGCTCAAGCGCGGCCTGGAGGAGTACAGCCGCACCGACGCGGGGCAGCTGTTCAGCTTCTCCTGGAAGAACGCCGACGGCAGCGGGTGGACCAAGGACCCGATGCACGGCGAGCCGCTGCAACTCATCCCCGAGGAGCACCGGGGCCACGTGCTCACGATTCTCAACGACCAGTGCAAGAAACCGCACCAGTACGAGATCAAGATCAAGGGCGACCTCAGCCCGTACTCGCGGTTCGAGTACAAGAACCGGCTCGCCAAGTACGACGGCGACTGGCTCAAGATGCTCGCCAGCGAGATCCGCGTGTACCGGCTGGTGCTCTCGGAGAAGGACCGGATCGGGATCGGCACGTTCCAGCCGAAGGACGAGAAGAACCAGGACAGCACCGAGCTGACCGGGGACATCAACTACCGCAAGATCGCGGAGTACGGCTCGGACTCGGACCCGCGGGCGTTCAACTTCGACGGCGAGCTGAACATCGCCAACCGCGGCATCGTCGAGTTCATTGAGGTGCTGAAGCTGGACGTGGCGTTCCTGTACGACCTGCTCGGGGCGTCCCAGGAGCACAAGATCAAGCCGAAGAAGTTCGCGCAGACCGACATCGACGAGGTGATCCTCGGCCACACCAACGAGCCCGAGTACAAGCGGCTCCAGAACAACGAGTTCATGGAGGCGCTGCGGGACCGGACGGTGAAGATCGACATCCCCTACGTCACCCGCCTGCGGGACGAGGTGAAGATCTACGAGAAGGACTTCAACTCGGACAAGGTGCGCGGCAAACACATCGCCCCGCACACGGTCGAGGTCGCGGCGATGTGGGCGGTGCTGACGCGGCTGAACCCGCCCAAGCACGCCTCGCTGAGTGTGCTCCAGAAGATGAAGCTGTACAACGGCAAGACGCTGCCCGGGTTCACCGAGGACAACGTCATCGAGCTGAAACGGGACGCGCTCCACGAGGGCATGCTCGGCATCAGCCCGCGGTACATTCAGGACAAAATCTCGAACGCGCTGGTGGCGCACCCGACCGAGGACAACATCAACCCCTTCATGGTGATGAAGGAACTGGACGAGGGGCTCCGCAACCACTCGCTCATCAAGGACGAGGACCAGTACCGGCACTACAAGGAACTGCTCTCGGTGGTGCGCGAGGAGTACGAGGACATCGTTAAGAACGAGGTCCAGCGGGCCATCGCGGCGGACGAGGACGCGCTCATCCGCCTGTGCGGCAACTACATGGACAACGTCCGCGCGTACACCCAGCGGGAGAAGGTCCGTAACCGCTACACCGGGAACTACGAGGAGCCGGACGAGCGGCTGATGCGGTCGGTGGAAGAGAAGATCGACATCCCGGAGGGCCGCAAGGACGACTTCCGCCGGGAGATCATGAACTACATCGGCGCCCTGGCCATCGACGGCAAGAAGTTCGACTATAAGACCAACGAGCGGCTGCAAAAGGCCCTCGAACTCAAGCTGTTCGAGGACCAGAAGGACTCGATCAAGCTCAGCTCGCTGGTCTCGAACGTGGTGGACAAGGCGACACAAGAAAAGATCGATGTGGTGAAGTCTCGACTCATTCGCAACTACGGCTATAACGAGTCTAGCGCCACCGACGTGTTGAACTTCGTCGCGAGCATTTTTGCCCGCGGCCAGCCGAAGAATAGAGGCTAA
- a CDS encoding SPL family radical SAM protein encodes MELIESRSIFSPATGFIRRGGFEWTCNPYVGCTFGCTYCYAAFLPQNRRPANEWGKWITAKKNAAALAEKQATKVAGQPVYLSSVTDPYQPAERSLMLTRGILEALLPHQPRLTIQTRGPLVVRDIDVLKDFRSLRVNVSIPTDSERVRQQFEPKAPPLEGRWDAVQQLKDAGVSVGVCVTPTLPIENVDTFARRIADFKPDVVVCQDFHDAGGRFGADTGATARGLLAEIGWGPADYRRFVNRLRHGVRVFEGESGFFPPPAAEAPVAVPAVKLFD; translated from the coding sequence ATGGAGCTGATCGAGTCCAGGTCGATTTTTTCGCCCGCGACCGGGTTCATCCGCCGCGGCGGGTTCGAGTGGACCTGCAACCCGTATGTCGGGTGCACCTTTGGCTGTACTTACTGTTATGCGGCCTTCCTGCCGCAGAACCGGCGCCCCGCGAACGAATGGGGGAAGTGGATCACCGCCAAGAAGAACGCCGCGGCGCTCGCCGAGAAGCAGGCCACGAAGGTGGCCGGACAACCGGTGTACCTGTCGAGCGTGACCGACCCGTACCAACCCGCCGAGCGGAGCCTGATGCTGACGCGCGGCATCCTGGAGGCGCTGCTCCCGCACCAGCCGCGGCTCACGATCCAGACCCGCGGCCCGCTGGTCGTGCGCGACATCGACGTGCTGAAGGACTTCCGCTCGCTCCGCGTGAACGTGTCGATCCCGACCGACTCGGAGCGCGTGCGGCAGCAGTTCGAGCCGAAGGCGCCGCCACTGGAGGGCCGCTGGGACGCGGTGCAGCAACTGAAGGACGCCGGCGTCAGCGTCGGCGTGTGCGTGACCCCGACCCTGCCCATCGAGAACGTGGACACGTTCGCGCGGCGCATCGCGGACTTCAAACCCGATGTGGTGGTGTGCCAGGACTTCCACGATGCCGGCGGGCGGTTCGGTGCGGACACTGGCGCGACCGCGCGCGGGCTGCTCGCGGAAATCGGCTGGGGGCCGGCGGACTACCGCCGGTTCGTGAACCGCCTCCGGCACGGCGTGCGCGTGTTCGAGGGCGAAAGCGGCTTTTTCCCGCCGCCCGCGGCCGAGGCACCGGTTGCCGTCCCCGCCGTAAAGTTGTTTGATTAA
- a CDS encoding DoxX family protein — translation MPALKPVAKWVLALLFVAAGVNHFVNPDFYVKIMPPYLPWHYELVLVSGVFEILGGAGLLVPRLQRAAAWGLIALLIAVFPANVHMALNPDAFPNIPPAALWGRLPFQTLFIAWAYWFTRR, via the coding sequence ATGCCCGCGCTAAAGCCGGTGGCGAAGTGGGTACTCGCGCTGCTGTTCGTCGCGGCCGGGGTGAATCACTTCGTCAACCCAGACTTTTACGTCAAGATCATGCCGCCGTACCTGCCGTGGCACTACGAGCTGGTGCTGGTCAGTGGCGTGTTCGAGATCCTCGGCGGGGCAGGGCTACTGGTCCCCCGCCTTCAACGCGCCGCGGCGTGGGGACTGATCGCTCTGCTGATCGCGGTGTTCCCGGCCAACGTCCACATGGCCCTGAACCCGGACGCGTTTCCGAACATTCCCCCGGCGGCGCTGTGGGGGCGGCTCCCGTTCCAGACACTGTTTATCGCGTGGGCGTACTGGTTCACGCGCCGGTAA
- the modA gene encoding molybdate ABC transporter substrate-binding protein, with translation MVGSLIALAALIGGLWWRERPIPEASAQPLIVYAAPTSRLPLEVIAADYERETGRRVELRIGPSEDILTKIRLPAPGKPADLFIPADDSYVRQAHELGLVTASARIAHMRAVVLLTKDNPKNLAEWADLLRDGVKVAVPNPGAAVGKLTREHLAETGRWAALAPRAVDTGSVTEAANAARLGSADAAVVWDAVAAAPAYRGQRVLALPELAPATGRVDVALLSQSRDPEVARTLMNHITDPNRGLVRFREFGFQVEEQAGGISSRLRRPRP, from the coding sequence GTGGTCGGATCTCTGATCGCCCTCGCTGCGCTGATCGGCGGGTTGTGGTGGCGCGAGCGCCCGATCCCTGAAGCCTCCGCACAACCGCTGATCGTATACGCCGCCCCGACCAGCCGGTTGCCGCTCGAAGTCATTGCGGCCGACTACGAGCGCGAAACCGGCCGACGGGTCGAACTGCGCATCGGCCCGTCAGAAGACATCCTCACAAAAATCCGGCTCCCCGCGCCCGGAAAGCCCGCCGACCTCTTCATTCCGGCCGACGACAGCTACGTTCGCCAGGCGCACGAACTCGGGCTTGTGACCGCATCGGCACGCATCGCGCACATGCGTGCCGTCGTGCTGCTCACAAAAGACAATCCGAAGAACCTCGCGGAGTGGGCCGATCTGCTCCGCGACGGGGTAAAAGTCGCAGTCCCGAACCCCGGCGCGGCAGTCGGAAAGCTGACGCGCGAGCACCTCGCCGAAACCGGGCGCTGGGCGGCCCTCGCGCCCCGTGCGGTTGACACCGGCAGTGTCACAGAGGCCGCCAACGCCGCCCGCCTCGGAAGCGCCGACGCCGCGGTCGTGTGGGACGCGGTCGCCGCCGCGCCGGCCTACCGCGGGCAACGCGTGCTAGCACTTCCGGAACTCGCGCCGGCCACCGGGCGCGTCGATGTCGCGCTTCTGTCGCAGTCGCGCGACCCGGAAGTTGCACGAACGCTCATGAACCACATCACCGATCCGAATCGCGGTCTGGTACGGTTCCGCGAGTTCGGGTTCCAGGTCGAAGAACAGGCGGGCGGAATCAGTTCCCGTTTGCGGAGGCCTCGCCCGTGA
- a CDS encoding ABC transporter permease, translating into MSPPLPDPVPRSDRIFYLALGLLGGSYVAIIVALLAADLARTSTGDIGRAFQSPQIRSAVGLSLLSCSAAAIISVWVGVPLGYLLSRTRFWGRGAVDLLLDVPILLPPLVVGLSLLILFQTAPGAWFQTHVFAVTYAVPGVVLAQVAVAAAFAARTMRTTFDQIDPRAEQIALTLGCRRAQAFWRVTLPEARRGVLTAFTLAWARALGEFGPILVFCGATRMRTEVLSTSVFLELSVGNLEAALAVSLLMIAVAVGVLALTRAFGLRVQGG; encoded by the coding sequence GTGAGCCCTCCCCTTCCCGATCCGGTTCCGCGCTCGGATCGGATCTTCTACCTCGCGCTCGGGTTGCTCGGCGGGTCGTACGTCGCGATCATTGTGGCACTCCTCGCGGCCGACCTCGCGCGCACCTCAACGGGCGACATCGGCCGCGCGTTCCAGTCGCCACAGATCCGCAGCGCCGTGGGCTTGAGCCTCCTGAGTTGCTCTGCGGCGGCAATCATTTCGGTGTGGGTCGGGGTGCCACTCGGCTATCTGCTATCGCGCACCCGGTTCTGGGGCCGCGGCGCGGTCGACCTGCTCCTTGATGTGCCGATCCTGCTACCGCCACTGGTCGTCGGGCTGAGCCTGCTCATCCTGTTCCAGACCGCGCCGGGTGCGTGGTTCCAAACGCACGTCTTTGCAGTCACCTACGCGGTGCCGGGGGTGGTGTTGGCACAGGTGGCGGTGGCGGCCGCGTTCGCGGCGCGCACGATGCGCACCACGTTCGATCAGATCGACCCGCGGGCGGAACAGATCGCCCTGACCCTCGGCTGCCGACGGGCACAAGCCTTCTGGCGGGTTACGCTCCCCGAAGCCCGGCGCGGGGTGCTGACCGCGTTCACCCTCGCCTGGGCGCGGGCGCTCGGCGAGTTCGGCCCCATCCTGGTGTTCTGCGGGGCCACCCGGATGCGGACCGAGGTGCTTTCAACGAGCGTGTTTCTGGAACTGAGTGTGGGGAACTTGGAAGCCGCCCTTGCGGTATCGCTGCTCATGATCGCGGTCGCCGTCGGCGTACTCGCGCTCACCCGCGCGTTCGGCCTTCGTGTTCAAGGGGGATGA
- a CDS encoding methylglyoxal synthase, with product MPTVTVPARKRIAIVAHDNKKPELLTWVAARRDLLAAHELFGTGTTGKLVAEKLGLPVHRFLSGPLGGDQQIGAFIAELKLDALIFFWDPLEAQPHDPDVKALIRVAVVWNIPVACNEATADHLLTSPLMAKEYARTVPV from the coding sequence ATGCCCACGGTAACCGTCCCGGCCCGCAAGCGCATCGCGATCGTTGCGCACGACAACAAGAAGCCCGAACTGCTGACCTGGGTGGCGGCGCGGCGCGACCTGCTCGCCGCGCACGAACTGTTCGGCACCGGCACGACGGGCAAACTCGTGGCCGAGAAACTCGGGCTCCCGGTTCACCGGTTCCTGTCCGGCCCGCTCGGGGGCGACCAGCAAATCGGCGCGTTCATCGCGGAACTGAAGCTCGACGCGCTCATTTTCTTCTGGGACCCGCTGGAAGCGCAGCCGCACGACCCGGACGTGAAGGCGCTCATTCGCGTGGCGGTGGTGTGGAACATTCCCGTTGCGTGCAACGAGGCGACGGCCGACCACTTGCTCACGTCGCCGCTGATGGCGAAAGAGTACGCTCGCACCGTCCCGGTGTGA